ATGTACTTTGCCTTCACTCAAAGAGACTTCCATAATATCATGTTGAGTATAGAGGTATTCATTTTGATCTTttagaaaaaatacaaaaggaAAATCCTGATAAAAAATGACCATGTTTAGTCTCTTGCAAAAGTAAACTGGACAATTTAGTCTTCTCATCAACTTTTTGTTTAATGGAATTTTGTTCTCTTTTTTGAAAGTCAACTACATTATTTAACAATCCAAATCAGATGTCAATAAATGTTACTCGtgtattttaaacaaaataagaGGACATTTTGGTCCCTACAACATTTTTTGGGACAATTTGGTCACGGCAAaatttaaaaatccaaaaattaataaattttaaatattgctcattcttctttaatttaatttgcattTTCTTCAATCATGAAATGATAAGTATTTTGAACTCAAAGGAGTCAAGTTGGTACTTCTATATTTTGTGGCGAACTTTTGTGGCTAACAAACTCGAGTTCAACAATATTAGAAAGTATTAATTTGGTCACctaaattttaacaaaattgatCCTTTCATGATCAAAGAAAAAAGTACATATTAAATAAGAATGAGCAATATTCGAAATTTATTGGATGTTTTTTTTCAGGGGCAGAGCCCCTCATGGACTGGGCAGGGGCCATGGCTGGCCTAggtttcaaatttttcattttttcaagtATTTATACATATTAGTTTAAGAAtatgtcttctttttttttttttcctttatttcttttgacaaaaacaGTTTAaccaaatgttatatatataatgcattgCATATTTAGATCAATTATGATGTGGTCTAGTGATACAGAAGCTTGTCTTCTACATGGATGATGTGAGTTGATCCTTTTgcataatattttagttttttgacCCTATgtttaacaacaacaaaaatataatataatacaatataTTGCAAAATGTGAGATTTAAACCCTCATTttaagagaaaaattaaaatttataaattattacaCTGATGAATGATATGttatagtaaaaaatatatatttatattacaaaTATGACATTCGATCAATATTTTTTCCAAACACAATCCTctcaaagaaaaaattatagctTCAccagtatatttttttaaaggctTAAATGATCAATTCGTCCATGTAATTTCACAagtttttggttttcgtccctgcatcttttttttgttttaaaatagtccACGAATGTGTAAAtcattttggttttagtccctaatATTAAGTGTCGTTTCaaaaatgatgatgtggcaAGCGAAGGCTGACGTGGTAACGTGTGATGTGGCAAACGAGGATGATGTGTCAATGGTGATGCCCAATCATCCACTTAGAGGGACcacatccaaaaataaaattgcataaagggaccaaaaccaaaaaaatgaaattaaacccaaaaacatatttttcttcttcttcctctaaaCTTAGAAATTGACTCATATTTTTCTGAACCCATAAATTGCAAAACATGTTTTAATGGATGCGATTTGAgagattcaaaagaaaaaaaagaaataaaaacgagtcattttatcttaaaagtttGTGAATTTTTTGGTTGACATTTGAGGATATAATGAAACTCAAATTTTACAATATATaaagttgtttgattaaaaattcatgtcaaattttgaaGATGGTGATTAGTAAATTAATACGgtcttttgattaaatcaaaataaatggtgtatcaggaaactcaattttttgttggttaaagagttttatggaattttaggttggggagaagaaagaagaagaaaatatcgTTCTAGTACATTCAACACAAATTTCTGGATTTGGAGAAATATGAGTCCATTTTTGGgtttagagaaaaaagaagaaaaatatgtttttgggtttaatttcattttttgcaAGTTTTGgtctgcaattttatttttggatttggtctCTCTAAGTGGATTACTATGCATCATTATTGACACATTCTCGTTTGCtgatgacaattttagcaagtgtactaaattcgtcgttaagtaataaaatttataagattcgtatccacagggattgttcttatttcaacgaaacaattcaatgaatttaggattaattaataaattgcaaaggggggtttttagattgatttgtagtaacaatgacaataattaaaattgaaagaagGTTGAAACGTAAACTTTTATGAGAGAAAGACGATTAGGAATTATTTTGAATCCTCTCTTTGTCCCTATctggtactctaggttctagccctcaacaatgaaattcttataattacgacaatataacaaaatagaccgagtccaattccttggctcatcaatcccgtttatctaataaagtaccctaattccttaggcgaaactaatattatcaaaagctttaacgaacgttatattaacaatcatgtcaattaattctatattcctatagcaattacgattgacaaacaattaatctagttccagtataaaccctagggtcaatagtgatttataacttaaaatcaattcgaaagtgatcaattaacgaaaagcaataaacacaagattaactgaataattataagttttcattgaataaactagaacacgtagttacatggctcagatagtttcaaagagaatcatctataattcctaatctaatgagattagttactcataataataattgacataacaaaagagttaagaaaattatacatgaataacCGATGAAGACCGCGACGGCGAAACCCTAGAATTGTCTTCTTCTCTTTTGCTGCGACGtgatttttctctctctccGGAAGTCATCCTTTTTCTATGATCCAAAGGCCTATATATAGGCTGCCTAACGTGTTAAAATTGTGCCATATAAATTTAGATCACATCCCACAAATAGGAGATTTGACGACACGTCATTCATAAGTAGTCAAATCCTGTCATGCTGTTGCAAGTTGTCTCCCTAGGTGACGCGTGGCTGACGTCATGTGCTTGTGGGAACATGAAATCGCATCCCTATTGAAAACTTGTCGCGATGCGAGAAAAACAGAGAACTCATGCGAGACTTACTTCtaaaacttggattttttttctaagTTTTATCTCCTTTCATCTTTAGTCTTCAAACTCTTTTAAATGTCAATTTCTTCGTAAATTCTTCTTTGTGATCATGTAATACTTCCaaaactaactaaaataatgtaaaataataattaaaaatactcaaatgactgaatgtcatcacaaccccaaacttgaactgtTACTTGTCCTCAAGTGGCATGCCTGTCAAAACAAAACTATCAgggaattaacaaattaatttgaatgataaaaatctcaTAAACCTTTTCTCTTCAACCGGCAATAGAACCACCGGTGTTAACTTCAGTGATCCTGCACAATCAACACTTTGGCTTCCCAGACTTGAATCAAATTTGGTCCAATGACCGTTCCACACAATGTACAAAGTTCAACCTTATCTCTCACTCACTAATTCACTATATTTTTGACAGGGTATTCACTCCATCAACATGCAAATGTTATTTTACCATAAgcttgaaaaaattctaaatgtcAATCAAAGTAAATACATTGCACACATTTTTGAGGTCTTAAGGGTTATAACTTGGCTTGGGCAAACGGTGggataattttggaaaaagtAGGCTAAATTGGAGTTAGATATCCACTACTATTCCTTGTTGAAGCATTACCATTATCGGGGCTCAATTCATTGTTAATAAGGTACTTAGAGAACatatctttcaatttttttttctctttttttttttgaagatgcCACTATTTTTCCTGATTAAtggctcttttttttttttctcttttttttttgaagatgcCACTATTTTTCCTGATTAAtggctctttatttttttgaagaaaactcaattatttttgtgagtctcttgttattattatcatttttttttattttttttaagttctctagtacccctaccccaaacttaaaatgTTGCTAATTtcaaaagcaaccccaaacttaaaattTTGCCATGACAAGAAAATTTAAAGCTTCTACCTAACTCCAAGGAGGGCAAACAGATAAAAAAATTCAGGTCTAAAAGgcttataatttggtatgtcaccgaaagaaaagggttttttttttttttttttttaggctcaAAATGGTTTAGCAAcggataaataataaacaggGTAGCTTGAAAAGGCTCAGAGTACCAAACAAATGTGCCTCTATGTGTGTAAATGCAAAACCAATCAACAGTAGAGAATAGTTgcaagttctagaaaatataCAAAGCATGGATACACTCATAAGATGTGAAAGAAAAAGTATACCGTGGACTTTATTTGGCTCGATATGCTCACTAGCTGAGGTATCTGAAGATTGAACTAATACACCGTGCAAAACTCCATCTTTCCAATTCGTCTCTTTGTCTCTTGAACCATTGCACTTTATGAGCAATCACACTGCAATTATTCTTTTATGTGCAAGTTTAAGAGATTTTCATCATGCAAATTCAGTTATTAACACACTGACAATTctgaaaagacataaaaacTTTAAACTTGATAATAAACAAGACATAAGGATGCAACATACGGGATTGTCAGCAGATGACATCATTGAtagtctctcttttttttttttgttctttttcttttttctttttgtgttttttttttgactaaaaataaagactgaaataaaaaataccggatgggttgcctcccatcaAGCGCTTCTTTACCGTCATGAGCTTGACGATCTACCCACCAATGTTAGGGTGGATACTTGATAGTTATTTCAACCTTGGTTTCTTCCTTCTTGGGGCATATATCATCCTTTTTAGAAACAAAGACCAAATTTTCAAGTGTCAGCTTCCTAAACCTCTCCCACTTGTTcctccatttttttcttttctttttcagagGTGTTTTTGGAGTTTCCATAGGAGCTTTCATATGTTTCATGCTTCCTccattctttttgttttcttcaacaAGAACATTAACTTGCTCGATTGATCTAATTGGTGGCTCATCTTGAGCAACTTCCTCCTCTAACTCTTCAACTACACCAACCTGGTAACATTGAGGGTTTTCATTCTGATGACGCATAGAGTCAAATACATTAAAAGTCACTTGTTCATTTTGAAACCTCAACATTAGCTCACCTAACTCCACATCTATCAACGCTCTACCGGTAGCCAAGAATGGTCTTCCCAACAATAAGGGGACTTCTGAGTCTTCATTCATATCAAGTATAACAAAATCGActggaaaaaataaatcattaactTTTACCAACACGTCTTCAAGAACTCCATAGGGATACGTGATGGAGCGATCAGCCAATGTCAGAGTCATTTTTGTTGGCTTAGGTTCCCCACAATCAAGCTTCCTTACCATGGATAGCGGCATCAAATTAATACTAGCGCCTAAATCACAAAGAGCTCTTTCAACTTTTACCTTACCAATTGAACACGGAATAGTGAAACTCCCAGGGTCTTTCAACTTCGGGGGAAGCTTCCTTTGCAAAATTGCACTACACTCCTCAGACAAGGTAACATTCTCGTCACCCCTAAGTTTCCTCTTACCTGACAAGAGATCTTTCATAAACTTGGCATATATCGGCATCTGCTCCAAAGCTTCACTGAAGGAAACATTAATTTGCAAATTTTTGAACACCTCTACGAACCTTTTGAATTGCccttcttccttttctttctttttcttaaggTGAGGATATGGAAGCTTCACATAAGAAGGAATTACCTGCTCTTTCCCATGTTCCTTGAGAAGTTGGGCTTTGGTTTTTCTGAGCATCGAATCTGcatcaattaatttttctatctTTTCGACTTCTCCCTCAGTGTTTCCCTTattctcattctcatttttttcttcctctagTCTCTCATTTTTTTCGACTCCACCCTctttttctacttctccctcatttACAATCAACCGctcattttctacttctccctcagTTTCACTCTTTTTCTCTACTTCAGactcttttattttctcactCTTTTTACTTACTACCGATGGTACAACTCTACTTCTCAACCCAATGGCATTACAACTCTCATTCCTTGGATTATCCAACGTGTTTCCAGCAAAACCCCCATTAGACTGAGCAGCCACCTGTTTTGATATTTGCCCAATTTGTATTTCAAGATTTCGGATGGAAGCTTCATGATTTCTGTTGGATGTTTCTTGACTGGCTCTCATGGCTTCGAAGTTACTCTGAGTCATCTGCATGAACTTATTAATTGTTTCTTCCAAGGGAGATGATTTTCTAGATGGTGGATTTTGAGAGTTCCCTTGAGAAGAATTACCTTGATTACCCCACTGCAGATCAGGGTGATCTTTCCAACCTGGGTTATATGTGTTGGAATAAGGGTTATTTTTCTGATATCCTCCGGCATAATTAACTTCTCCAGCTTCAGGTGAACACATTCCATTAGCGTGTGGCCCGTGGCAAAAATCACATTTGACTTCTTGAACCTGACTAGCATTCGCCTCTGCTAAAGACTTTGCAGCTAACTTTTTGTTTAATATCTCGATCTGGGCTAGTAGAGTTGTGTTTGTGTCAACTGCGATCACACCTCTCTTCCTGTCACTTTTGGAACGATACTCATTCATGCACATGTTCTCCACCAATTGTCTGACTTCATCCtcatttttatttctaattGTACCTCCAGCTGAGGCATCTATAAGCATTCTGGATTGCATTCTCAGACCTCTGATAAATATCTGCATTTGTTCCATGTTGTCCAAAGAGTGATTCGGACATTTCCTCAATAACAATTTGAAATGCTCGTAGGCTTCATATAGAGACTCTGACTCG
This genomic interval from Trifolium pratense cultivar HEN17-A07 linkage group LG6, ARS_RC_1.1, whole genome shotgun sequence contains the following:
- the LOC123892236 gene encoding uncharacterized protein LOC123892236, yielding MRGKKVATELLFDSEIEKTAKANRKAARLAEQELAEVSKGIPSDTGSQFEEEDTMADDPPPPPRRTMGDYCRRTDAGQISMGFQPANPVTFDIKNIVLTGLRDKQFDGSATRDPWEHLERFYETCTMCRPEGYTDSQIKLRLFGFTLMGRAKDWLQCIPSGTINTWKELEDKFLERYFTNDMFLARRADITDFEQGESESLYEAYEHFKLLLRKCPNHSLDNMEQMQIFIRGLRMQSRMLIDASAGGTIRNKNEDEVRQLVENMCMNEYRSKSDRKRGVIAVDTNTTLLAQIEILNKKLAAKSLAEANASQVQEVKCDFCHGPHANGMCSPEAGEVNYAGGYQKNNPYSNTYNPGWKDHPDLQWGNQGNSSQGNSQNPPSRKSSPLEETINKFMQMTQSNFEAMRASQETSNRNHEASIRNLEIQIGQISKQVAAQSNGGFAGNTLDNPRNESCNAIGLRSRVVPSVVSKKSEKIKESEVEKKSETEGEVENERLIVNEGEVEKEGGVEKNERLEEEKNENENKGNTEGEVEKIEKLIDADSMLRKTKAQLLKEHGKEQVIPSYVKLPYPHLKKKKEKEEGQFKRFVEVFKNLQINVSFSEALEQMPIYAKFMKDLLSGKRKLRGDENVTLSEECSAILQRKLPPKLKDPGSFTIPCSIGKVKVERALCDLGASINLMPLSMVRKLDCGEPKPTKMTLTLADRSITYPYGVLEDVLVKVNDLFFPVDFVILDMNEDSEVPLLLGRPFLATGRALIDVELE